One part of the Anopheles coustani chromosome 2, idAnoCousDA_361_x.2, whole genome shotgun sequence genome encodes these proteins:
- the LOC131264286 gene encoding trypsin-7-like, which produces MPTLWNLLTIFLLTLLSFVLATTSNLIVGGRLIPITEAPYQAAIYITGSLHCGGVVIAPRWILTAGHCVVYVGGGTIEANQFIVRYGTDNANVDGEMDAFVVAIFVHPEFTRKPLDYDVALMKMSVSHEVQFSDRVRCIRMAPPGTPVVAGDTVFVSGYGRIDPTISSPTDDDHLLRAVEVTVVDRTECRSQYPEGAISVTDTMFCASAPGKDACVYDSGGPAVHDGQLVGLISHGAGCADASFPGVYTLVSAVRDWIDEIIASNTGDDPSDGQCE; this is translated from the coding sequence ATGCCAACCCTGTGGAACCTGCTAACCATATTTCTGTTGACGCTCTTGTCCTTCGTTCTTGCAACGACTTCCAACCTTATCGTCGGCGGTAGGTTGATTCCCATCACCGAGGCACCATATCAGGCGGCGATCTACATTACGGGATCACTTCACTGTGGAGGAGTGGTCATAGCACCTCGCTGGATCCTCACGGCAGGACACTGTGTTGTCTATGTTGGTGGTGGTACAATAGAAGCGAACCAATTCATCGTCCGATACGGAACCGACAATGCTAATGTGGATGGAGAAATGGATGCCTTCGTGGTAGCTATATTCGTGCATCCAGAATTCACTAGAAAGCCTCTGGACTACGACGTCGCCCTGATGAAGATGAGTGTGTCTCATGAAGTCCAGTTTTCCGATCGGGTACGCTGCATACGGATGGCGCCGCCGGGAACTCCCGTCGTAGCAGGCGATACAGTGTTTGTCTCTGGGTACGGTCGAATTGATCCTACAATATCCTCACCTACCGATGACGACCATCTACTGCGTGCCGTCGAAGTAACTGTCGTTGATCGCACGGAGTGTCGGAGTCAGTATCCTGAAGGCGCAATCTCAGTGACGGATACTATGTTCTGCGCAAGCGCGCCGGGAAAAGATGCCTGTGTCTACGATTCGGGAGGACCGGCCGTTCATGATGGACAGCTCGTTGGATTGATCTCGCACGGAGCAGGTTGTGCGGATGCGTCCTTCCCTGGAGTTTACACACTGGTTTCTGCGGTGCGTGACTGGATCGATGAAATTATCGCAAGCAATACTGGGGACGATCCATCGGACGGGCAATGCGAATAA